One Mycolicibacterium pulveris genomic region harbors:
- a CDS encoding dihydrolipoamide acetyltransferase family protein, with protein sequence MIEFRMPALGSDMDEGTLNEWLIKPGDSVTRGQVVAVVETTKAAVEVECWQEGVVHELLVPVGETVQVGTPLATLLTTGERAPAAPKKRSKRTTKPAAVEPAARAASPIPSAGTVDGTHRRRWVSPAARRIAASLGVDVDTITGTGPQGAVTINDVEHAAASATKPTAKAAAADRAVQMRRSIAAAMGRSKREIPHYYLADEIPMQKALTWLTERNASRAITERVLPAVLLLKAVGLAAQRFGEFNGFWQADGFQPGTGVHVGVAISLRGGGVVAPAIHDVPDKKLDELMQNLTDLVARARAGSLRSSEMSDPTITITNLGDQGVDAVFGVIYPPQVALVGFGKPAQRVRVIDGGIHVVTTVHATLSADHRASDGHRGALFLAAINEFLQQPDALEK encoded by the coding sequence ATGATCGAATTCAGGATGCCGGCCCTCGGATCGGATATGGACGAGGGGACGCTGAACGAATGGCTCATCAAGCCGGGCGACAGCGTGACACGCGGTCAGGTGGTGGCGGTGGTCGAAACCACCAAAGCCGCAGTTGAAGTGGAGTGCTGGCAGGAGGGTGTCGTACACGAGCTGCTGGTCCCCGTCGGTGAAACCGTCCAAGTCGGAACGCCACTGGCGACGCTGCTGACCACGGGTGAACGTGCGCCCGCCGCCCCGAAGAAGAGATCAAAGCGCACCACGAAACCTGCGGCCGTTGAGCCGGCAGCTAGGGCCGCAAGTCCGATTCCGTCCGCGGGGACGGTGGATGGCACGCACCGGCGCCGTTGGGTCTCCCCGGCCGCCCGGCGTATCGCCGCATCGCTGGGCGTCGACGTTGATACCATCACCGGCACCGGGCCGCAGGGCGCGGTCACCATCAACGATGTGGAGCACGCTGCGGCCTCGGCGACCAAGCCCACTGCGAAAGCCGCGGCTGCGGATCGAGCGGTGCAGATGCGCAGGTCCATCGCCGCCGCGATGGGCCGGTCAAAGCGCGAGATTCCGCACTATTACCTTGCGGACGAGATCCCGATGCAGAAGGCATTGACGTGGCTGACCGAACGCAACGCGTCGCGAGCGATCACCGAGCGCGTGTTGCCTGCGGTGTTGCTGCTGAAAGCCGTTGGTCTGGCCGCACAGCGATTCGGCGAGTTCAACGGGTTCTGGCAGGCAGACGGGTTCCAGCCGGGCACGGGTGTTCATGTCGGAGTGGCGATCTCGCTTCGCGGCGGCGGCGTGGTCGCGCCGGCCATCCACGACGTGCCTGACAAGAAGCTCGACGAGCTGATGCAGAATCTGACGGATCTCGTCGCGCGGGCCCGCGCCGGTTCACTGCGCAGCTCCGAGATGTCCGACCCCACCATCACCATCACCAACCTCGGCGACCAAGGCGTCGATGCGGTGTTCGGAGTGATCTATCCGCCGCAGGTCGCGCTGGTGGGCTTCGGGAAACCGGCGCAACGAGTTCGGGTGATAGACGGCGGGATTCACGTCGTGACCACGGTGCATGCGACGTTGTCGGCGGACCACCGCGCATCCGACGGTCATCGGGGGGCGCTGTTCCTCGCAGCGATCAACGAGTTCTTACAACAACCCGACGCCCTGGAAAAGTGA
- a CDS encoding acyl carrier protein, protein MNRSTTSPRIRNEIVSVLTTIAPEVDPTDIRDDVLLRDQVDLDSMDWLNFLIGIHKRLHVSISEQDYASLRTLNDIVHYVEAHSTHP, encoded by the coding sequence ATGAACCGAAGCACAACCTCACCCCGGATTCGCAACGAGATCGTGTCGGTGTTGACCACCATCGCGCCGGAGGTGGACCCCACCGATATCCGCGATGACGTGTTGCTGCGCGACCAAGTCGATCTGGACTCGATGGACTGGCTGAACTTTCTGATCGGCATCCACAAGCGGCTACACGTCTCAATCAGCGAGCAGGATTACGCGTCACTGCGCACGCTCAACGACATTGTCCACTACGTCGAGGCACACTCGACCCACCCGTGA
- a CDS encoding alpha/beta hydrolase family protein gives MAAPDRDDAGERRASPRLPSFGMGALDSVVGPFARTGRYYAYAWREYLNRESRELPIARPTLALAAHALRDEIVLMGLRVRRPVSDMEEFERINAEVVAALEFYGQRGWLDQPAGYFASPRTLPDVTVYPVQAYGRSYERMVFDSGYTPRSGEPGRQRWLGYTANNRVYALLLRHKEDRPWLVCVHGTEMGRAGLDLALFRAWHLHLDLGLNVVLPVLPMHGPRGRGLPKGAVFPGADVMDNVHATAQGVWDIRRLLSWIRSQQPESPIGLYGLSLGGYVSSLVASLDTGLTCAILGVPVVDLIDLLGSHAGLSEDDPRRQTVTMAAPIGRMTSPLALEPKVPMRGRLIYAGMADRLVHPREQIVKLWEHWGRPEILWYRGGHTGFFQSRPVQQFIDCALVQSGLLAAAVPGCEPDE, from the coding sequence ATGGCGGCACCTGACCGCGACGATGCGGGCGAACGGCGGGCGAGTCCTCGTCTTCCCTCGTTCGGCATGGGCGCATTGGATTCCGTGGTGGGACCGTTCGCGAGAACCGGTCGCTACTACGCGTACGCGTGGCGCGAGTATCTGAATCGCGAGTCGCGCGAGCTTCCGATCGCCCGCCCGACGTTGGCGCTGGCCGCGCATGCGCTGCGCGACGAGATCGTGCTCATGGGTTTACGTGTGCGCCGTCCAGTCAGCGATATGGAGGAATTCGAGCGCATCAACGCCGAAGTGGTTGCGGCGCTGGAGTTCTATGGACAGCGGGGCTGGCTGGACCAGCCGGCAGGTTATTTCGCCAGCCCCCGGACACTGCCCGATGTCACGGTGTATCCGGTGCAGGCGTACGGGCGGTCATACGAACGCATGGTGTTCGACAGCGGGTACACACCTCGCTCGGGCGAGCCCGGTAGACAACGCTGGCTCGGCTATACCGCCAACAACCGTGTCTACGCATTGCTGCTGCGCCACAAGGAAGATCGGCCCTGGCTGGTGTGCGTGCACGGAACGGAGATGGGCAGGGCGGGGCTCGACCTCGCGTTGTTCCGGGCGTGGCACCTACACCTTGATCTCGGCCTCAACGTGGTCCTGCCGGTCCTTCCGATGCACGGCCCGCGAGGTCGGGGGCTGCCGAAAGGGGCGGTGTTCCCGGGCGCGGACGTGATGGACAACGTCCATGCGACCGCCCAGGGCGTGTGGGACATCAGGCGGTTGCTCTCATGGATCCGGTCGCAGCAACCCGAGTCACCCATCGGGTTGTACGGTCTGTCGCTCGGCGGGTACGTCTCGTCCCTGGTAGCCAGCCTCGATACCGGGTTGACATGCGCGATTCTCGGTGTGCCGGTGGTGGACCTGATCGACCTGCTGGGTAGCCACGCCGGCCTGAGCGAAGACGATCCGCGCCGTCAGACGGTGACCATGGCCGCCCCCATCGGGCGGATGACGTCTCCACTCGCGTTGGAGCCGAAGGTGCCGATGCGCGGGCGGTTGATCTACGCGGGCATGGCCGACCGTCTCGTGCACCCGCGCGAGCAGATCGTCAAGCTGTGGGAGCACTGGGGCAGACCCGAGATCCTCTGGTATCGCGGCGGGCACACCGGGTTCTTCCAGTCGCGGCCCGTCCAGCAGTTCATCGACTGTGCGCTGGTGCAATCGGGGCTGCTGGCCGCTGCGGTGCCGGGATGCGAACCGGACGAGTAG
- a CDS encoding adenosylcobalamin-dependent ribonucleoside-diphosphate reductase, whose protein sequence is MSNKAKTGTWPTEVRRRDGTVVPFDLTRIEAAVARAAREVANDDPDMPATVAEAVADALGPGVAPVEEIQDLVEARLGEAGLDDVARAYIVYRRRRAELRTAKAMLGVRDELKLSLAAVTVLRERYLLRDDKGRPAESTGEMMDRAAHCVAAAEDGYRPGSSTRWAERYAKLLRNLEFLPNSPTLMNAGTDIGLLSACVVLPVEDSLRSIFTTLGQAAEVQRSGGGTGFSFSRLRPAGDPVTTTAGTASGPTSFLRLYDTAAQVVSMGGRRRGACMAVLDASHPDIFGFITTKARSQDALTHFNLSVGVTDRFMRAVQRGDNHRLVNPRTGKTVAQVSAATLFDSICAAAHECGDPGLVFLDTINRANPLPRRGRIEATNPCGEVPLLPYESCNLGSINLARMVVDGRIDWDRLKEVVALAVRFLDDVIDVSRYPYPELEEAARATRKIGLGVMGLAELLATLAIPYDSEEGVGLAEQLMRRIQREAHIASKRLAQERGAFPAFADSRFARSGPRRNAQVTSVAPTGTISLIAGTTAGIEPMFAIAFTRSVLGRHLLEVNPCFDRLARDRGFYSDELISEIAQRGGVRGCPQLSASVRAAFPTAAEIAPEWHLRMQSVVQRHVDAAVSKTVNLPATATVDDVRDIYLTAWKAKVKGITVYRYGSREGQVLSYAAPDAALAQADTVYSGGCIARSCDC, encoded by the coding sequence GTGTCCAACAAGGCGAAGACAGGAACCTGGCCGACCGAAGTCCGGCGCCGGGACGGAACCGTGGTGCCGTTCGACCTCACGCGGATCGAAGCCGCGGTGGCGCGGGCGGCCCGCGAGGTGGCGAACGACGATCCGGACATGCCGGCAACGGTGGCCGAGGCTGTTGCCGACGCGCTGGGGCCCGGCGTGGCGCCGGTCGAGGAGATTCAGGACCTTGTCGAGGCCCGGCTGGGCGAGGCCGGTCTCGACGACGTCGCCCGCGCATACATCGTCTACCGACGGCGACGGGCCGAACTGCGCACCGCCAAGGCGATGCTCGGGGTGCGCGACGAGCTCAAGCTGAGCCTGGCCGCGGTGACGGTACTGCGGGAGCGCTACCTGCTGCGCGACGACAAGGGGCGCCCCGCCGAGTCGACCGGCGAGATGATGGACCGGGCCGCGCACTGCGTCGCCGCGGCTGAAGACGGGTACCGGCCGGGCTCGTCGACGCGCTGGGCCGAGCGGTACGCGAAGCTGCTACGCAACCTTGAATTCCTGCCGAACTCGCCGACGTTGATGAACGCCGGAACCGATATCGGGCTGCTTTCCGCCTGTGTGGTCCTGCCCGTCGAGGATTCGCTGCGTTCGATCTTCACGACCCTCGGCCAGGCCGCGGAAGTCCAGCGGTCCGGCGGTGGCACCGGGTTCTCGTTCAGTCGGTTGCGGCCCGCCGGCGATCCGGTGACCACCACGGCGGGCACAGCCAGCGGCCCGACGTCGTTTCTGCGGCTGTACGACACCGCCGCGCAGGTCGTTTCCATGGGCGGTCGCCGACGCGGTGCCTGCATGGCCGTGCTCGACGCGTCCCATCCCGACATCTTCGGCTTCATCACCACCAAAGCCCGCTCGCAGGACGCGTTGACACACTTCAACCTGTCGGTCGGCGTCACCGATCGGTTCATGCGCGCCGTGCAGCGCGGCGATAACCACCGGCTGGTCAACCCGCGAACCGGCAAGACCGTTGCCCAGGTGTCCGCGGCAACGCTGTTCGACAGCATCTGCGCGGCGGCGCACGAATGCGGAGACCCGGGTCTGGTGTTCCTCGACACCATCAACAGAGCCAACCCGCTACCGCGCCGCGGCCGGATCGAGGCGACCAACCCGTGCGGCGAGGTTCCGCTGCTGCCATACGAATCCTGCAATCTCGGCTCGATCAACCTGGCCCGAATGGTGGTCGACGGGCGTATCGATTGGGACCGGCTCAAAGAGGTTGTCGCGCTCGCCGTGCGTTTCCTCGACGACGTCATCGACGTGAGCCGTTACCCGTATCCCGAGCTGGAAGAAGCCGCCCGTGCCACCCGCAAGATCGGGCTTGGCGTGATGGGATTGGCGGAATTACTTGCCACACTGGCTATTCCGTATGACAGCGAGGAAGGAGTGGGCCTGGCCGAACAGCTCATGAGGCGGATACAACGCGAGGCGCACATCGCGTCGAAGCGGTTGGCGCAAGAGCGCGGAGCGTTCCCGGCGTTCGCCGACAGCCGGTTCGCACGATCGGGCCCGCGGCGCAACGCACAGGTCACCTCCGTCGCGCCGACGGGCACCATCTCGCTGATCGCAGGCACCACCGCCGGAATCGAGCCGATGTTCGCGATCGCGTTCACCCGTTCGGTTCTCGGCAGGCATCTGCTGGAGGTCAACCCGTGCTTCGACCGGCTGGCCCGCGACCGGGGTTTCTACAGCGACGAGTTGATCAGCGAGATCGCACAGCGCGGGGGAGTGCGCGGCTGCCCCCAGTTGTCGGCTTCCGTCCGTGCCGCCTTTCCGACCGCGGCCGAGATCGCCCCGGAGTGGCACCTGCGGATGCAATCGGTGGTGCAGCGCCACGTCGATGCGGCCGTTTCCAAGACGGTCAACCTACCGGCGACGGCAACGGTCGACGACGTCCGCGACATCTATCTGACCGCCTGGAAGGCCAAGGTCAAGGGGATCACGGTCTACCGGTACGGCAGCCGCGAAGGCCAGGTGTTGTCGTATGCCGCGCCCGACGCGGCGCTGGCCCAGGCGGACACGGTGTACAGCGGAGGCTGCATCGCCCGGTCCTGCGACTGCTGA
- a CDS encoding zinc-dependent alcohol dehydrogenase family protein, translating into MKAMVYDGPGRVSWRSVPDPGIKHPADAIVRVEAVTICGTDLHILKGDVPEVEPGRVLGHEAVGTVTEVGAAVQNLSAGDRVLISCISACGTCRYCRQSHYGQCLGGGGWILGHLVDGTQAEYVRVPFADNSTHKVPAGVSDEQMILLADILPTAYEVGVLAGVVQPGDVVAIVGAGPIGLASVLTAKLYSPSHIVVIDVADARLDAARKLGADIVVNSRTQSALEVIDDLTSGLGADVAMEAVGIPETFEESVRLVRPCGHVANIGVHGAPATLHLEQIWIKNLTITTGLVDTHTTPRLIELVANRQLDTAAMITHRFAMAEFETAYEVFGDATRSGALKVLLTADPNAKTEAL; encoded by the coding sequence ATGAAAGCAATGGTTTACGACGGTCCCGGGCGCGTGTCCTGGCGGTCGGTGCCGGATCCCGGCATCAAGCACCCGGCCGATGCCATCGTGCGCGTCGAGGCGGTGACGATCTGCGGAACCGATCTGCACATCCTCAAAGGCGATGTGCCCGAGGTCGAACCGGGTCGGGTGCTGGGTCATGAAGCCGTCGGCACAGTGACCGAAGTGGGGGCGGCGGTGCAGAACCTGTCGGCGGGAGACCGAGTGCTGATCTCGTGCATCAGCGCCTGCGGGACGTGCCGGTATTGCAGGCAAAGCCATTACGGGCAGTGTCTGGGCGGTGGTGGATGGATACTCGGACATCTCGTCGACGGGACACAAGCCGAGTACGTCAGGGTGCCCTTCGCGGACAACTCCACACACAAGGTGCCTGCGGGTGTCAGCGATGAACAGATGATTCTGCTGGCCGACATCCTCCCGACGGCCTATGAGGTGGGTGTCCTCGCGGGTGTGGTCCAACCGGGTGATGTGGTGGCGATTGTCGGGGCCGGGCCGATCGGCCTGGCGTCGGTTCTGACCGCGAAGCTTTACAGCCCGAGTCATATCGTGGTGATCGACGTCGCCGATGCCCGCCTGGATGCCGCGCGCAAGCTCGGCGCCGACATCGTCGTGAACTCCAGAACTCAGAGCGCCCTTGAGGTCATCGACGACCTCACCTCCGGATTGGGCGCCGATGTGGCAATGGAGGCGGTCGGTATTCCCGAGACTTTCGAGGAGTCGGTCAGGTTGGTGCGTCCCTGCGGACATGTTGCGAACATCGGTGTGCACGGCGCTCCCGCGACATTGCACCTTGAACAGATCTGGATCAAGAACCTGACCATCACGACGGGCTTGGTCGACACCCACACCACACCGAGGTTGATCGAACTGGTCGCGAACCGGCAGCTGGATACCGCTGCGATGATCACACACCGGTTCGCGATGGCCGAATTCGAGACGGCCTATGAAGTTTTCGGCGATGCGACCCGTTCAGGCGCGCTGAAAGTTCTGTTGACCGCGGATCCGAATGCCAAGACGGAGGCCTTGTGA
- a CDS encoding universal stress protein, with product MSHHGVVVGTDGSASSHVAVRWAAREAAMHRLPLTVVHAVAPFRVAASTALWPFGRVPAEVLDSQENDARNTIAHAVRVAEDSVDGADRPDIDSELYFGPPVAALVESSKTAKMVAVGRQGRSARSRRMLGSVTTGVVHHALCPVAVINDDVAPGRQPVLVGIDGSQASASATAIAFDEASRRGVDLVALHVWSDADVPEPYRMQWSSLQATAEKTLAESLAGWGERYPDVNVHRVVELDQPSRHLLDRSESAQLVVVGSRGRGGFVGMLLGSVSTTVVQAARIPVIVARQQSG from the coding sequence GTGTCACATCACGGAGTCGTCGTGGGCACCGACGGGTCCGCGTCTTCACACGTGGCGGTGCGGTGGGCGGCGCGGGAGGCCGCGATGCACCGCCTCCCGCTCACGGTCGTTCACGCCGTCGCTCCATTTCGGGTGGCGGCGTCGACGGCGCTGTGGCCGTTCGGGCGGGTGCCGGCGGAGGTTCTGGACAGCCAGGAGAACGACGCTCGCAACACCATCGCGCATGCGGTCCGGGTCGCTGAGGACAGCGTGGACGGTGCGGATCGCCCAGACATCGACAGCGAGCTGTACTTCGGGCCGCCTGTGGCGGCTCTGGTCGAGAGCTCCAAAACGGCCAAGATGGTGGCGGTCGGAAGGCAAGGGCGAAGTGCGCGGTCTCGACGCATGCTCGGGTCGGTGACCACCGGGGTGGTCCACCACGCCCTGTGTCCGGTCGCGGTGATCAACGACGACGTCGCGCCCGGACGGCAGCCGGTGCTGGTGGGCATCGACGGTTCGCAGGCATCGGCGTCGGCGACCGCGATCGCCTTTGACGAAGCCTCGCGCCGAGGGGTGGATCTGGTGGCGCTGCACGTCTGGAGCGACGCCGATGTACCCGAGCCGTACCGCATGCAGTGGTCATCTCTGCAAGCGACGGCCGAGAAGACGCTCGCCGAGAGCCTGGCCGGCTGGGGAGAGCGCTATCCCGACGTCAACGTCCATCGTGTGGTCGAGCTGGACCAACCGTCTCGCCATCTACTCGACCGATCGGAAAGCGCTCAACTCGTCGTGGTCGGAAGCCGCGGCCGCGGCGGGTTTGTGGGGATGTTGCTCGGTTCTGTCAGCACCACGGTCGTCCAGGCCGCACGAATTCCGGTGATCGTCGCCAGGCAACAGTCGGGCTAG
- a CDS encoding complex I 51 kDa subunit family protein, giving the protein MPLRRHDERRPAQDASFYHLADVAVGTQCCQGTACFVARQRNPARWAEAQASDPRVYCLGRCFAGPAVAGDLSRPAVEIACDTSVLLDRVRRGSPAQLGDYRADAGYEGLSRALSSGPEAILGEVDTSGLRGRGGAGFPTARKWRAARAQPDGPRVLVVNADEGDPGAYIDRFLLEDDPHAVLEGTAIAALAVGAERAYIYVRREYPRALATVRAAVAEAESAGILGDALFGDGPPLTVTVVEGKGSYLCGEETALLNALEGRRPMVRARPPYPAQSGLHGVPTVVNNVETLAAVPWILRHGGSAYAGIGSGTSTGTKVVSLNSLFRKPGLYEVEFGIPLREIVEGLGGGLVDDHLRGVIVGGPLAGIIPPHLLDVSFTFDDLRDIGAEVGHGGIVAFDDTTPIGELVRHVFRFGAYESCGACTPCRVGAARVEQLFSGDLDEAGHAEWQATIRALAATSLCGHGTGLAEFARSVMAYYGQDLESCRA; this is encoded by the coding sequence ATGCCACTTCGACGGCATGACGAACGGCGACCGGCGCAGGACGCGTCCTTCTATCACCTTGCCGATGTCGCCGTCGGCACGCAGTGTTGTCAGGGCACGGCGTGCTTCGTGGCCCGACAGCGGAACCCGGCGCGCTGGGCCGAGGCGCAAGCGTCCGATCCTCGCGTCTATTGCCTGGGGCGCTGCTTCGCGGGTCCTGCCGTCGCAGGCGATCTGTCTCGTCCCGCGGTCGAAATCGCTTGTGACACCTCGGTGTTACTCGACAGGGTCCGCCGCGGATCGCCTGCGCAGCTCGGTGACTACCGCGCCGACGCGGGATATGAGGGGCTTTCGCGCGCCCTGTCCTCGGGACCCGAGGCGATCCTGGGTGAGGTCGACACGTCCGGGCTCCGCGGCCGTGGCGGGGCAGGCTTTCCAACGGCCCGCAAATGGCGCGCCGCCCGCGCGCAACCCGACGGCCCGCGCGTGCTCGTGGTCAACGCCGACGAAGGCGATCCCGGGGCCTACATCGACCGGTTTCTGTTGGAGGACGACCCCCACGCCGTGCTCGAGGGGACGGCGATCGCCGCGCTGGCTGTCGGCGCGGAGCGAGCATACATCTACGTGCGCCGCGAGTACCCCCGCGCGCTGGCCACGGTGCGCGCCGCCGTTGCCGAGGCCGAATCCGCCGGAATTCTCGGCGATGCGCTTTTCGGAGACGGTCCGCCGCTGACGGTCACCGTGGTGGAGGGCAAGGGCAGCTACCTCTGCGGCGAGGAGACGGCCCTGCTCAATGCGCTCGAGGGACGACGTCCGATGGTGCGCGCGCGGCCGCCCTATCCCGCGCAGTCCGGCCTGCACGGTGTGCCGACGGTGGTGAACAACGTGGAGACGCTGGCCGCCGTGCCCTGGATCCTTCGGCACGGGGGAAGCGCTTACGCCGGAATCGGGTCAGGCACCAGCACGGGCACGAAGGTGGTGTCGCTGAACTCGCTGTTCCGCAAACCCGGGCTGTACGAGGTCGAGTTCGGCATCCCGCTGCGAGAGATAGTTGAGGGCCTCGGCGGTGGGCTCGTCGACGATCACCTGAGGGGTGTGATCGTCGGCGGCCCGCTGGCCGGGATCATCCCGCCCCACCTGCTCGACGTTTCTTTCACCTTCGACGACTTGCGAGACATCGGTGCCGAGGTCGGCCACGGGGGAATCGTCGCGTTCGACGACACCACGCCGATCGGCGAACTCGTACGGCACGTGTTTCGGTTCGGCGCATACGAGTCCTGCGGCGCCTGCACACCGTGCCGGGTCGGCGCCGCGCGAGTCGAGCAGCTGTTCTCTGGAGATTTGGACGAGGCCGGACACGCCGAGTGGCAGGCCACGATACGGGCACTGGCGGCAACGAGCCTGTGCGGTCACGGCACCGGGCTGGCCGAGTTCGCCCGCAGCGTGATGGCCTATTACGGACAGGATCTCGAGTCATGCCGCGCGTGA